In one Tripterygium wilfordii isolate XIE 37 chromosome 22, ASM1340144v1, whole genome shotgun sequence genomic region, the following are encoded:
- the LOC119991762 gene encoding methylthioribose kinase-like, with amino-acid sequence MEYSEFRPLDDKALVDYIKVTPSLLSIVGNNFADLTVKEVGDGNLNFVYIVVGSSGSFVIKQALPYLRCIETWPMTKERAYFETLALKEHGRLCPEHVPQVYHFDRTMSLIGMRYLEPPHIILRKGLIAGIEYPLLAEHISDYMSKTLFYTSLLYHTTLEHKGLVAEFCGNVELCRLTEQVVLSDPYKVSQFNRWTSPYLDSDAKAIREDNTLKLEVAGLKSMFCERAQALIHGDLHTGSIMVTLESTQVIDPEFAFYGPMGFDVGAFIGNLILAFFAQNGHANEQNDRQIYKKWILRTIEETWNLFHTKFIGLWDKHKDGPGEAYLPEIYNKLELQQLVQRKYMSDLFHDTLGFGAAKMIRRIVGVAHVEDFESITDPSKRADCERRALEVAKKLLKERRKFQTISEVVLVILEHQA; translated from the exons ATGGAGTACTCGGAGTTCCGTCCACTGGACGATAAGGCACTGGTCGATTACATAAAGGTCACGCCTTCTCTCTTATCTATTGTTGGGAACAATTTTGCTGACTTGACGGTCAAAGAAGTTGGGGATGGCAATCTCAATTTCGTCTACATTGTTGTTGGCTCATCTGGGTCCTTTGTCATCAAGCAG GCGCTTCCATACTTACGTTGTATTGAGACATGGCCAATGACAAAGGAAAGGGCTTATTTTGAGACCTTGGCACTGAAAGAGCATGGTCGTTTGTGTCCTGAACACGTTCCACAAGTTTATCATTTTGACCGAACAATGTCTTTGATTGGTATGCGATACTTGGAGCCTCCGCATATAATCCTCAGGAAGGGGTTAATTGCTGGAATTGAATATCCATTACTGGCAGAGCACATATCTGATTATATGTCAAAGACTCTTTTTTATACATCCCTGCTTTATCACACCACCTTGGAGCACAAAGGCTTGG TTGCTGAATTTTGCGGGAATGTTGAACTATGCAGGCTTACTGAGCAGGTTGTTCTCTCTGATCCTTACAAAGTATCTCAGTTTAACCGTTGGACTTCCCCTTATCTTGATAGTGATGCCAAGGCTATTCGAGAGGATAATACTTTGAAGCTTGAAGTTGCTGGGCTAAAATCTAT GTTTTGTGAAAGAGCTCAAGCATTAATACATGGAGATCTGCACACTGGCTCCATCATGGTTACCTTGGAGTCAACTCAGGTTATTGATCCAGAATTTGCATTTTATGGGCCTATGGGTTTTGATGTTGGAGCTTTTATTGGGAACTTGATTTTGGCTTTCTTTGCCCAAAATGGACATGCAAATGAACAGAATGACCGACAA ATATACAAGAAATGGATTTTGAGGACAATTGAAGAGACCTGGAATCTTTTTCACACTAAATTCATTGGTCTCTGGGATAAGCATAAGGATGGCCCTGGAGAGGCATATCTTCCTGAAATTTATAATAAGCTCGAGCTTCAACAGCTAGTACAAAGAAAGTACATGAGCGATCTGTTCCATGACACCCTTGGATTTGGCGCTGCAAAAATGATACG GAGAATTGTTGGCGTGGCCCACGTTGAAGATTTTGAGTCAATCACTGATCCTAGCAAACGGGCAGATTGTGAGCGAAGGGCTCTTGAAGTAGCAAAGAAGCTTCTCAAGGAAAGGCGGAAATTTCAAACCATCTCAGAAGTTGTATTAGTCATTCTGGAACACCAAGCATGA
- the LOC119991473 gene encoding uncharacterized protein LOC119991473 codes for MATLEGSAQGVEQGISLGDLQGSGNVFAGRGGNVRTRGGNVSGRGSNVRTRGGNVTGRGSRVGNVRTRGGYVSGRGSNSSSIGSNAAGRGSNAGESEGNGNVEGNGNVEVNVDVEEEPLIKDVYESDNEDILLFDNDSDGEVRMRASGNPKFIHDENSKEYAFELGMDFPTLMDFKDVVRSYAIEGGYPITFERNEKLRVQAKCDVGCPWVIWCSKITGEATYQIKTYVSKHMCTRTLDNKQASSTWLARKLIDKIRGEPNISAANLVTYVKENLSLEISRTHAYRAKKKALESIDGNHQQQYSQLRTLKAGFLEGRRPLIGLDGCFLKTGYGGQLLTVVSQDGANGIFPIAWTVVERENGDSLEWFLRKLLLDIGGFDAKRWCFISDRQKGLVQAIERLSETFQQGIEHRFCVRHIYPNFSKRWPGTQFRKLVYDCAKSTTMLVFERQMQKIRDIDEEAWKYLNDIQPCLWTRA; via the exons ATGGCAACTTTGGAAGGGAGTGCACAGGGTGTTGAGCAGGGCATTAGTTTGGGTGATCTTCAAGGCAGTGGAAATGTTTTTGCTGGTAGAGGGGGGAATGTCAGGACTAGAGGTGGAAATGTGTCTGGTAGAGGTAGTAATGTAAGGACTAGAGGTGGAAATGTGACTGGTAGAGGTAGTAGAGTGGGGAATGTAAGAACCAGAGGGGGTTATGTGTCTGGTAGAGGATCTAATTCGTCTAGTATAGGATCTAATGCTGCTGGTAGAGGATCTAATGCTGGTGAGAGTGAGGGCAATGGTAATGTTGAGGGCAATGGTAATGTTGAGGTTAATGTTGATGTTGAGGAGGAACCACTTATCAAGGATGTTTATGAATCTGATAATGAGGACATCCTATTGTTTGATAATGATAGTGATGGGGAAGTAAGAATGAGGGCAAGTGGAAATCCTAAATTTATACATGATGAGAATAGTAAGGAGTATGCCTTTGAGCTTGGGATGGATTTCCCTACTCTTATGGACTTTAAGGATGTTGTTAGGAGTTACGCAATTGAAGGAGGGTATCCGATAACATTTGAAAGGAATGAGAAGTTAAGAGTGCAAGCTAAGTGTGATGTGGGCTGCCCATGGGtcatttggtgctctaaaattACTGGAGAGGCGACATATCAAATCAAGACATATGTTAGCAAACACATGTGCACTAGAACATTAGACAACAAACAAGCAAGCAGTACATGGCTTGCTAGGAAATTGATAGACAAGATAAGAGGAGAACCAAACATTAGTGCTGCTAATTTGGTGACTTATGTCAAGGAAAATCTATCTTTGGAAATATCAAGAACTCATGCTTATAGGGCGAAGAAGAAAGCACTGGAAAGCATAGATGGGaatcatcaacaacaatattCTCAGTTAAGGA CTTTGAAAGCTGGCTTCCTAGAAGGGCGTAGGCCTTTGATTGGGTTGGATGGATGTTTTCTTAAAACAGGGTATGGTGGTCAACTACTAACTGTTGTGTCACAGGATGGGGCTAATGGGATATTTCCCATTGCTTGGACAGTGGTTGAAAGGGAGAATGGAGATTCATTGGAGTGGTTCTTGAGGAAGTTATTGTTGGATATTGGAGgctttgatgcaaagagatgGTGCTTCATTTCTGACAGACAGAAG GGTTTAGTTCAAGCAATTGAAAGGCTGTCAGAAACATTCCAGCAAGGTATAGAGCATCGTTTCTGTGTTAGGCATATCTATCCCAACTTCAGCAAAAGGTGGCCCGGGACTCAATTCAGAAAATTGGTATATGATTGTGCTAAATCAACAACAATGCTAGTCTTTGAGAGACAAATGCAGAAGATTAGAGATATTGATGAGGAAGCTTGGAAATATTTGAATGACATTCAACCTTGCTTATGGACAAGAGCATGA